One stretch of Flavobacterium sp. 9 DNA includes these proteins:
- a CDS encoding phospholipase A: protein MHFKYLLVFFVLFSIQSHSQLLEDKKNFRAADSLLKEPSFSVHKDNYFLTGVPINEPITRNTADVKYQVSFKLRLKSKPLWGGFFPYLMYTQKAFWDIYASSKPFSEINFNPGVAIVRPFYLKGGRLTYGTISLEHESNGRDSIYSRTWNMLAFSLKSQISPRWVVGLRGWIPLVDKEDNPGLTKYVGYGEASATYQIQPGRWSADILFRKGSGLINYGSLQTQVNWRPYKKENYYLTLQWFVGYTESLIDYQEHKSMIRLGFTIKPESMGIF from the coding sequence ATGCATTTCAAATATCTATTGGTCTTTTTTGTTTTATTTTCGATCCAATCACATTCACAACTTTTAGAAGATAAGAAAAATTTTCGCGCAGCCGATTCGCTGTTAAAAGAACCAAGTTTCTCGGTTCACAAAGACAATTATTTCTTAACAGGAGTTCCAATAAATGAACCCATTACAAGAAATACTGCCGATGTAAAATATCAGGTAAGTTTTAAATTACGATTAAAATCGAAGCCATTATGGGGCGGTTTTTTCCCTTATCTAATGTATACTCAAAAAGCCTTTTGGGATATTTATGCAAGCTCAAAACCATTTTCTGAAATTAATTTTAATCCCGGCGTAGCCATCGTTCGTCCGTTTTATTTAAAAGGCGGAAGACTAACTTACGGAACAATTTCGCTCGAGCACGAATCAAACGGAAGAGATTCTATTTATTCCAGAACCTGGAATATGCTTGCGTTCTCCTTAAAATCACAGATTTCTCCACGTTGGGTTGTTGGATTGAGAGGATGGATTCCGCTTGTTGATAAAGAAGATAATCCCGGATTAACCAAATATGTAGGTTATGGAGAAGCAAGTGCAACGTATCAAATACAACCCGGAAGATGGAGCGCAGATATTCTTTTCAGAAAAGGAAGCGGTCTTATTAATTACGGTTCTTTGCAAACTCAAGTAAATTGGAGACCGTACAAAAAAGAGAATTATTATCTGACGCTACAATGGTTTGTGGGTTATACCGAAAGTTTGATTGATTATCAGGAACACAAAAGTATGATACGTTTAGGGTTTACAATCAAACCCGAAAGTATGGGAATATTTTAA
- a CDS encoding RNA polymerase sigma factor: MPNKPESNTCDEIVFSSFFKSHVKALRNFLLYKFGNSDQAEDVAQEAFVKLWQNCASVPIEKAKSYIYTIANNSSLNEIAHQKVVLRYEKNFTGLDKTNENPEYLLEEKQFQSKLLKAIENLNEKQRIAFLMHRIDGKKYSEIALELEISVKAVEKRIHLALLSLRKEIDL, translated from the coding sequence ATGCCAAATAAACCCGAATCAAACACTTGCGATGAAATAGTCTTTTCGTCTTTTTTCAAAAGTCACGTAAAAGCACTTCGAAATTTTCTTTTATACAAATTTGGCAACAGCGATCAGGCAGAAGATGTTGCTCAGGAAGCATTTGTAAAACTATGGCAAAACTGCGCTTCTGTACCAATCGAAAAAGCAAAATCATACATTTATACAATTGCCAATAATAGCAGTCTAAACGAAATTGCGCATCAGAAAGTTGTTTTGAGATATGAAAAAAACTTCACCGGTTTAGACAAAACAAATGAAAATCCCGAATACCTTTTAGAAGAAAAACAATTTCAATCCAAACTATTAAAAGCTATTGAAAACCTCAATGAAAAACAACGTATCGCTTTTTTGATGCATCGAATTGACGGAAAGAAATACAGCGAAATTGCTTTGGAGTTAGAAATCAGCGTAAAAGCAGTAGAAAAGCGCATTCATCTGGCTTTGTTAAGTCTGCGTAAAGAAATTGATTTATAA
- a CDS encoding T9SS type A sorting domain-containing protein, with product MCKKIFLIAFFGILLGGNTVFSQKKVLPGLVEEPQYWIKSRNSGDAYYWESLTKKEAKISGRKHTGAVFNFNPSIVFDTTQDSLILPLGSDSKRKQTLFMVYKVKDSLKEQFLWTINDPKKTLSVATNKRLVDLKKFSYQTYQEKIKPHKANIHFFQQNVTDSVAKLSSLIIGQKSKFEKLPPEEFKGNISEILVYNRVLSGLETQKVASYLAIKYGISLSQFDIKNYLNSKGETIWDIEKHKGFESSITGIGRDDASGLLQTKSNNMIDEGLLTIELKSKSDKIPDNYFAFWSDNGKNLLVKKQEQGEPVGISREWQLDFSNPADLSLDWSFNPNFIKGTLPKDTYYWLLVDYSGKGTYDEKDSEYIRLASTSNKEKLTLNDFNWDKQKTGKAKFTLKVAPEMFSRVWITEANCGVIGSGELNYTIEGGQAPFTVTVKKEGSEAVVKQWNQAAKSTSGLQLSSGTYDYIVRDGKGNLYSETVFVADKQGTFPNLKPNYLLTDGNALTFDASEGLPNGNYQYQWFYEGDFIDNNPKILIDQPGNYELRLLNGQECKTSTKIVVATDGKEITDSSVLILYPNPTIEGHFSIAMQFPKKTNATISIYSPTGSLVKQKQLPQIETYLYDESIKSAAGMYLVTVNSDFGTKTFKVIVK from the coding sequence ATGTGTAAAAAGATTTTTTTAATAGCTTTTTTTGGAATTTTATTGGGAGGTAATACTGTTTTTTCTCAAAAGAAAGTTTTACCGGGATTAGTAGAAGAACCGCAATATTGGATAAAATCCCGAAATAGCGGAGACGCTTATTATTGGGAAAGCTTGACAAAAAAAGAAGCCAAAATATCAGGAAGAAAACATACTGGAGCTGTTTTTAATTTTAATCCAAGTATTGTTTTTGATACAACACAAGATTCTTTGATTTTGCCCTTAGGATCAGATAGTAAAAGAAAACAGACTTTGTTTATGGTTTACAAAGTGAAAGATAGTTTGAAAGAACAATTTTTATGGACCATAAACGATCCTAAAAAAACACTTTCGGTTGCGACCAATAAACGATTAGTCGATTTAAAGAAATTCTCTTATCAAACCTATCAGGAAAAAATTAAACCACATAAAGCGAATATTCATTTTTTTCAGCAAAATGTAACAGATAGTGTTGCAAAGTTATCGTCTTTGATTATTGGACAAAAGTCAAAATTTGAAAAGCTTCCGCCAGAAGAATTTAAAGGAAATATAAGCGAAATTCTGGTTTATAACAGAGTTTTGTCCGGGCTTGAAACTCAAAAAGTAGCCAGTTATTTAGCCATTAAATATGGTATTTCGCTTTCACAATTTGATATCAAAAATTACCTGAATAGTAAAGGTGAAACGATTTGGGATATCGAAAAACACAAAGGATTTGAATCTTCCATTACAGGAATTGGGCGCGATGATGCCAGCGGATTATTACAGACCAAGAGTAATAATATGATTGATGAAGGACTTTTGACAATTGAACTTAAAAGTAAATCAGATAAAATTCCGGATAATTATTTTGCTTTTTGGAGTGATAATGGTAAAAATCTTTTGGTTAAAAAGCAAGAACAAGGAGAACCAGTTGGGATTTCAAGAGAATGGCAATTGGATTTTTCTAATCCCGCTGATTTAAGTTTGGATTGGAGTTTTAATCCAAATTTTATAAAGGGAACATTACCAAAAGATACTTATTACTGGTTATTGGTTGATTATTCAGGCAAAGGAACTTATGACGAAAAAGATTCTGAATACATTCGTTTAGCAAGCACTTCTAATAAAGAAAAACTAACACTGAATGATTTTAATTGGGACAAACAAAAAACCGGTAAAGCAAAATTTACACTAAAAGTTGCGCCGGAAATGTTCAGCAGAGTCTGGATTACTGAAGCTAATTGCGGAGTTATTGGATCTGGAGAATTAAATTATACGATTGAAGGAGGTCAGGCGCCATTTACCGTTACCGTTAAAAAAGAAGGAAGTGAAGCCGTGGTAAAACAATGGAATCAAGCGGCAAAAAGTACTTCAGGATTACAACTTTCGTCAGGAACTTATGATTATATCGTACGAGACGGAAAAGGAAATTTATATTCAGAAACCGTTTTTGTTGCTGATAAACAGGGAACATTTCCTAATCTTAAACCAAATTATTTGTTGACAGATGGCAATGCTTTAACCTTTGATGCAAGTGAAGGTTTACCAAATGGCAATTATCAATATCAATGGTTTTATGAAGGGGATTTTATCGATAATAACCCAAAAATACTAATTGATCAGCCAGGTAATTATGAATTAAGATTACTGAACGGTCAGGAATGTAAAACATCTACAAAGATTGTAGTGGCAACAGACGGAAAAGAAATTACAGATTCGAGTGTCTTGATTTTATATCCAAATCCTACAATAGAAGGGCATTTTTCGATCGCAATGCAGTTTCCCAAAAAAACAAATGCAACAATTTCTATTTATAGTCCAACCGGTTCGCTGGTAAAACAAAAACAGTTACCGCAAATAGAAACTTATTTGTATGATGAAAGTATTAAAAGCGCCGCAGGAATGTATTTGGTTACTGTAAATTCTGATTTTGGTACTAAAACTTTTAAAGTTATTGTGAAATAA
- a CDS encoding outer membrane beta-barrel protein, with amino-acid sequence MKKFIILLLLVSTKSLFAQGDREITYGLFAGGIYSKMSNLPDVIVPKGIYEGYTFTEDGKFGGTAGLMINWKYPYAKVSIQTELSYSGQSTDLNYEDIKGLKYKMTFGYSYINVGAQFKYYPVEGFYIGAGPYVGFNIASDNIKYSSNAQEVFGGSGAYFEPDANVQKVLKESLTGKNYFYGMLSAGYEFSSNLSIGARYTLGFTDALATEENGHRYSENNNKINSISLIIGYSFDFDDLANF; translated from the coding sequence ATGAAAAAATTTATTATACTTCTACTATTAGTAAGTACAAAATCGCTATTTGCACAAGGTGACAGAGAGATTACTTACGGTCTTTTTGCAGGCGGAATCTATTCTAAAATGTCTAATCTTCCAGATGTAATTGTTCCAAAAGGAATTTACGAGGGCTATACTTTTACAGAAGATGGAAAGTTTGGAGGCACAGCAGGTCTTATGATCAATTGGAAATATCCTTATGCAAAAGTTAGTATTCAAACAGAACTTTCATATTCCGGACAAAGTACAGATTTGAATTATGAAGATATCAAAGGACTGAAATATAAAATGACATTTGGCTACAGTTATATCAATGTTGGGGCACAATTTAAATATTATCCTGTCGAAGGGTTTTATATTGGTGCAGGTCCATATGTGGGATTCAATATTGCAAGTGATAATATAAAATATAGCTCAAATGCTCAGGAAGTTTTTGGCGGTTCAGGAGCTTATTTTGAGCCGGATGCCAATGTTCAGAAAGTGCTAAAAGAATCTTTGACCGGTAAAAATTATTTCTACGGAATGTTATCTGCCGGATATGAATTTAGTTCGAATCTTTCTATTGGAGCGCGATATACTTTAGGGTTTACAGATGCTTTAGCCACCGAAGAAAATGGTCATCGCTATAGCGAAAACAATAATAAGATAAATAGTATTTCATTGATTATAGGTTACTCATTTGACTTTGATGATTTAGCCAATTTCTAA
- a CDS encoding glycoside hydrolase family 9 protein codes for MLKFCRQSAFLVMFLFLSFAVYSKPVIYVNQIGFDTKGSKIAVIGADHNLDAKATFSIIDIASGKTVFTSSVGKAQNVTEWNLGQNYYRADFSSFQKTGNYKVSVNINGTIYDSPNFAIEENILAKRTISSIVHYYNKQRANTPDELNADKNMLLYGSTKRVDVHGGWCDASGDVSKYFSHLAYANFVSPQQTPLVTWSLINTSETLSKQLKDWKIKDSLDNEALWGADYLMRCLSDEDYFYMIVFSYFDKDPAARRIVGLKANSVTTNEYQCAFREGGGMAIAALARISQWNKNGDFTSKQYLDGAKRAYAHLLLNNTKYDDDGKENIIDDYCALMAATELWIATNDTFYADEARKWAHNLENRMTDKGWFRSNDGNRPFWHAADAGLPIVALTRYLKKETNSAEKTLAENVIKKALDYNIAVTNNVENPFGYARQSFLYKDQVQDGFFIPHDNETGWWWQGENARLASLATAAIEGGKIAYSQKNNPTKKTLNSYAEQQVSWILGCNPYSVCFMYEFGQKNVPYMHSNYGHGSEKGGISNGITGKEGNGDGSGIDFNMDVEGNDEWRWTEQWIPHSAWFLQAITAMVENK; via the coding sequence ATGCTAAAATTCTGTAGACAATCGGCATTCCTAGTAATGTTTCTGTTTCTTTCTTTTGCGGTTTATAGCAAACCCGTTATTTATGTAAATCAGATTGGTTTTGATACCAAAGGTTCGAAAATTGCTGTTATTGGCGCTGATCATAATCTTGATGCAAAAGCGACTTTCAGCATTATTGATATCGCTTCCGGTAAAACTGTATTTACTTCATCGGTTGGAAAAGCACAAAATGTTACTGAATGGAATCTTGGTCAAAATTACTATCGTGCCGATTTTTCTTCCTTCCAAAAAACAGGAAATTACAAAGTATCTGTAAATATTAACGGAACAATATACGATTCTCCCAATTTTGCAATTGAAGAAAATATATTAGCAAAACGTACTATTTCGTCAATTGTGCATTATTATAATAAACAAAGAGCTAATACGCCCGACGAACTCAATGCCGATAAAAACATGTTGCTTTATGGCAGTACAAAAAGGGTCGATGTTCACGGCGGATGGTGCGATGCATCTGGCGATGTGAGTAAATATTTTTCGCATTTGGCTTATGCCAATTTTGTATCGCCACAACAAACTCCGCTTGTAACGTGGTCGCTAATTAATACTTCAGAAACTCTTTCGAAGCAACTCAAAGATTGGAAAATCAAAGATTCATTAGATAATGAAGCACTTTGGGGCGCTGATTATTTAATGCGTTGTCTATCTGACGAAGATTATTTCTACATGATTGTTTTTAGTTATTTCGATAAAGATCCCGCGGCAAGAAGAATCGTTGGATTGAAAGCAAATAGTGTTACTACAAATGAATATCAATGTGCTTTTAGAGAAGGTGGCGGAATGGCAATTGCAGCTCTTGCCCGAATTTCACAATGGAATAAAAATGGTGATTTTACTTCTAAACAATATCTTGACGGCGCAAAACGAGCCTACGCACATCTATTACTAAATAACACAAAATATGATGATGACGGAAAAGAAAACATCATCGATGATTATTGCGCTTTAATGGCGGCAACAGAATTATGGATTGCAACTAATGATACTTTTTATGCAGACGAAGCCAGAAAATGGGCGCATAATCTAGAAAACCGAATGACAGATAAAGGATGGTTTAGAAGTAATGACGGAAATCGTCCGTTTTGGCATGCCGCAGATGCGGGTTTACCAATAGTTGCATTAACCCGATATTTGAAAAAAGAAACGAATTCTGCTGAAAAAACACTGGCTGAAAATGTGATAAAAAAAGCATTAGATTATAATATTGCGGTTACCAATAATGTAGAAAATCCTTTTGGTTATGCCAGACAAAGTTTTTTATATAAAGATCAAGTCCAGGATGGCTTTTTTATTCCGCATGATAATGAAACCGGTTGGTGGTGGCAAGGCGAAAACGCGAGATTAGCTTCTCTTGCAACAGCAGCTATCGAAGGTGGAAAAATCGCTTATTCTCAAAAAAATAATCCTACCAAAAAAACACTTAATTCTTATGCAGAACAACAAGTTTCGTGGATATTAGGCTGTAATCCTTATTCTGTATGTTTTATGTATGAATTTGGACAAAAAAATGTGCCTTATATGCATTCTAATTATGGTCATGGTTCTGAGAAAGGCGGAATCTCAAACGGAATTACCGGCAAAGAAGGAAATGGCGACGGATCCGGAATCGACTTTAATATGGATGTTGAAGGAAATGACGAATGGCGCTGGACAGAACAATGGATTCCGCATTCGGCTTGGTTTTTACAGGCAATTACGGCTATGGTAGAAAATAAATAA
- a CDS encoding fatty acid desaturase, whose product MEKLKRPVYLKAGTDDFFKKMRTEVNETILQNSSLYQFNIIKSLALVFFFFLFYSCILLFGDHTPLLFLFYILCGITMILLFINAFHDAAHGALFRKSKHNEWFMYVLELFGGNHWLWTRRHINLHHAYPNVPDWDIDIKQSDIIRIFPNSPLFDYHKYQHIYMWMIYPFYSLNWIYIRDFKDFFGKKDNYVKKVVDKIPRSEIYKMIAAKVINLFYLLFIPMMLLHQPWYIVLGGWFAMHLCGSTLGVVALVSTHVDEDAHFPVTDDYGNLSATWAMHQMIVTKDFSTESKLANFLYGGFTHHVAHHLFPGVGHTYYPYITPIIRRYAQEYNLPYTSYPFYHAVRSHFRMLKNKGVKENIMMTGEI is encoded by the coding sequence ATGGAAAAATTAAAACGCCCGGTTTATTTAAAAGCCGGTACTGATGATTTTTTTAAAAAGATGCGCACAGAAGTGAACGAAACTATTTTACAAAATTCATCCTTGTACCAATTCAATATTATTAAGTCTCTGGCACTTGTATTTTTTTTCTTTTTATTTTATTCCTGTATTTTGTTGTTTGGAGACCATACGCCTTTATTATTTCTCTTTTATATTTTGTGCGGTATCACAATGATCTTACTTTTTATAAATGCCTTTCACGATGCGGCGCATGGAGCATTGTTCAGGAAATCAAAACATAACGAATGGTTTATGTATGTTCTCGAACTCTTTGGTGGCAACCACTGGCTTTGGACACGCCGGCATATTAACCTTCATCATGCTTATCCAAACGTTCCTGATTGGGATATCGACATAAAGCAAAGCGATATTATTAGAATTTTCCCCAATAGTCCGTTGTTTGATTATCATAAATACCAGCATATTTATATGTGGATGATTTATCCGTTTTATAGTTTAAACTGGATTTATATCCGTGATTTTAAAGACTTTTTTGGGAAGAAAGATAACTACGTAAAAAAAGTTGTCGATAAGATTCCGAGAAGTGAAATCTATAAAATGATTGCAGCAAAAGTGATTAATCTTTTTTATTTGCTTTTTATTCCAATGATGTTGCTTCATCAACCGTGGTATATAGTTTTAGGAGGTTGGTTTGCGATGCATTTATGCGGAAGTACACTTGGAGTTGTCGCGCTCGTGTCGACTCATGTTGATGAAGATGCTCATTTTCCGGTAACGGACGATTACGGAAATCTTTCGGCAACATGGGCAATGCATCAAATGATTGTTACTAAGGATTTTAGTACAGAAAGTAAATTGGCTAATTTTTTATACGGCGGTTTTACACATCATGTTGCGCATCATCTTTTTCCCGGAGTTGGACATACTTATTATCCTTATATCACACCAATTATCAGGCGTTATGCGCAGGAATATAATCTTCCGTATACTTCTTATCCATTTTATCATGCTGTACGTTCGCATTTCAGAATGCTAAAAAATAAAGGAGTAAAAGAAAACATTATGATGACAGGCGAGATTTAA
- a CDS encoding FecR family protein, whose protein sequence is MKENRLLAKWLNNDLSEDELAEFKASPDFEKYQKIKNYTEHLAVDDFDENAMLSNILKQKKVTPKVVPLYKKWMFRAAAIFVLALGITFAMKVYVPHTEKADFGEKTTFSLPDNSEVVLNSGSEINYKKWNWDNNRRLELKGEAYFRVSKGRRFEVQTNLGKVSVLGTQFNVKARKNRFDVVCYEGCVKVNYGNTEILLTHGQGVSFENGKQIKMTITSLKPEWTENQISFYKENIRTLLDEVERQYNIKIELKTKDTISLFTGKLPAKNLDIALHIIGTTYHLEAKKVSENKIIFDEK, encoded by the coding sequence ATGAAAGAAAATCGATTATTAGCAAAATGGCTCAACAATGATTTGTCGGAAGACGAATTGGCCGAATTTAAAGCAAGTCCCGATTTTGAAAAATACCAAAAAATAAAGAATTATACAGAACATTTGGCAGTAGATGATTTTGACGAAAATGCCATGTTATCGAACATTCTTAAACAGAAAAAAGTGACTCCAAAAGTGGTTCCTTTATATAAAAAATGGATGTTTCGAGCGGCTGCAATATTTGTTTTGGCACTTGGAATTACGTTTGCAATGAAAGTGTATGTGCCTCATACAGAAAAAGCAGATTTTGGAGAAAAAACGACTTTTTCATTACCTGATAATTCTGAAGTAGTGCTGAATTCAGGTTCTGAAATAAATTATAAAAAATGGAATTGGGATAATAACAGAAGACTTGAATTAAAAGGAGAAGCTTATTTCAGAGTTTCAAAAGGGAGACGATTTGAAGTACAAACCAATCTTGGAAAAGTATCGGTTTTAGGAACTCAGTTTAACGTAAAAGCCCGAAAAAACAGGTTTGATGTGGTATGTTATGAAGGATGCGTAAAAGTAAATTATGGAAACACCGAAATTTTATTAACGCACGGACAAGGCGTGAGTTTTGAAAACGGAAAACAAATAAAAATGACCATAACTTCATTGAAACCAGAATGGACAGAAAATCAAATATCTTTCTATAAAGAAAATATAAGAACCTTGCTGGATGAAGTTGAAAGGCAATATAACATTAAAATCGAATTGAAAACTAAAGACACAATCTCCTTATTTACAGGAAAATTACCAGCCAAAAACCTGGATATTGCTTTGCATATTATTGGTACAACTTATCATTTAGAGGCTAAAAAAGTCTCAGAAAATAAAATAATTTTTGACGAAAAATAA
- a CDS encoding outer membrane beta-barrel protein, whose amino-acid sequence MKVILHLLIFSCFFSGALYGQNETNITYGLKLGGLFSKISNLPESIKGRDNTFDNSVMESKGAYGLEGGFFMNCKLHDTRVAIQPEILFRQAGETVSYHDATGKEFELGLHYSYLQIGALYKVYPYEGLNLGFGAFYGISLSANNVTYKSNEADGMYDVATRQFYKDGLDGTDDFSLCFALGYELHQSIHFDLRYYLGVKDVVKSNSSSFQFIENQNKSSVICFSLGYSFHQW is encoded by the coding sequence ATGAAAGTAATATTACACTTATTAATATTTAGTTGCTTTTTTAGTGGTGCTCTTTATGGGCAAAATGAGACTAATATTACCTATGGTTTAAAGCTTGGCGGGCTGTTTTCTAAAATCAGTAATTTGCCGGAAAGTATTAAAGGACGCGATAATACTTTTGATAATAGTGTTATGGAAAGCAAAGGTGCGTATGGATTAGAAGGCGGTTTTTTTATGAACTGCAAACTTCATGATACAAGAGTTGCTATTCAGCCCGAGATTTTATTCAGACAAGCGGGCGAAACAGTTAGTTATCATGATGCTACAGGCAAAGAATTTGAGTTAGGCTTACATTACTCTTATTTGCAAATTGGAGCTTTGTATAAAGTGTATCCATATGAAGGTCTGAATTTAGGATTTGGTGCTTTTTACGGAATCAGTTTATCGGCAAATAACGTTACTTATAAATCCAATGAAGCAGACGGAATGTATGATGTTGCGACCAGACAATTCTATAAAGATGGTTTGGACGGAACGGATGATTTCTCGTTGTGTTTTGCATTAGGATATGAATTACATCAAAGTATTCATTTTGATTTACGCTACTATCTGGGTGTAAAAGATGTTGTTAAAAGTAATTCTTCTTCCTTTCAGTTTATCGAAAATCAAAACAAAAGCAGTGTGATTTGCTTCTCGTTAGGCTACAGTTTTCATCAATGGTAA
- a CDS encoding ThuA domain-containing protein — MKNFRIIILLAIISCFFQPECLAQKTKKSRFRALVLYENGGHHLPFSKAAKPWLNKLAIDSSFTIDYIENTKTINDAFLKKYQVFIQLDYPPYTWSEESMKAFEKYMNNGKGGWIGLHHATLLGEFDGYPMWQWFSDFMGGIRFVDYIPTFAKAQVNLEDKSHPVMKGVPSSFFIEKEEWYIYDKSPRENVHVLASVDESTYDPISKIKMGDHPVIWTNDHFKSRNVYIFMGHSPDLFENEAYTTLLKNSIFWAANRK; from the coding sequence ATGAAAAACTTTCGAATAATAATCCTTTTAGCGATAATAAGTTGCTTTTTTCAACCGGAATGTTTGGCTCAGAAAACCAAAAAATCAAGATTCAGAGCTTTGGTTTTATATGAAAATGGCGGGCATCATTTACCTTTTTCAAAAGCCGCTAAACCCTGGCTAAACAAACTGGCAATCGACAGCAGTTTTACAATTGATTATATCGAAAACACAAAAACCATTAATGACGCGTTTTTAAAAAAATATCAGGTTTTTATACAATTAGATTATCCGCCATATACCTGGAGCGAAGAATCTATGAAGGCTTTTGAAAAATATATGAATAATGGCAAAGGCGGATGGATTGGCTTACATCACGCTACTTTATTGGGCGAATTTGATGGTTATCCAATGTGGCAATGGTTTTCTGATTTTATGGGCGGAATTCGGTTTGTAGATTATATTCCAACTTTTGCAAAAGCTCAGGTAAATCTCGAAGACAAATCACATCCTGTAATGAAAGGCGTTCCTTCGAGCTTTTTTATAGAAAAAGAAGAATGGTATATTTATGATAAAAGTCCTCGAGAAAATGTGCACGTTTTAGCTTCTGTAGATGAATCTACTTACGATCCCATTTCAAAAATAAAAATGGGCGATCATCCCGTAATTTGGACAAATGATCATTTTAAATCTCGTAATGTTTACATTTTTATGGGACATTCTCCTGATTTATTCGAAAATGAAGCTTACACTACTCTTCTTAAAAATTCTATTTTTTGGGCTGCTAATAGAAAATGA